The genomic region CCATATAAAAGGGATGGTAATGCTTCTGCTTCCTTACTAAGTTGTCTTTGTGGCTTGCAGGAATGTGCATGAAAGCTGGAGCCAAGACACCCCGATTTCTAGTCTCACCTCTACAAACTGCACTTTAaccttttctgccctttcctggCATCGCCACACAAGATCACAGAAACTTCGTGGGCCTGGTGCAAACTttacttggccttattaaaaaaaaaaaataggcattgctcttttttttttattgtacaAAACTCCGGTCCCTTTTCCCCCAACctcctctgaaattgttttttcacctttgatccagcagctgctggtttTGTGCAATCCTGAGTAGGTAAAACATGAGAAGCACCTTGGGATGAGAAGGAgttacaaaaatatgaaatattgcGGTGCGCTTCTGTGAGACACGGTAAAACAGAGTGGCTGTTGAAGCGGACACGGGACAGAAATCTTTAGCAGATaaatgttctgatttttctagtgaatgggggtttttttactgtttgttgCAGTGATTTCTCTTCCACTTTATTAACTCTTTTTACCCCCGTGTTTTTTACATTACAATGGTTTGTTTATGTTGCTGTCTCTAAACTCTGCATGATCAAACCCTGTCTTTCCTAACGTTTGAGTTTGGCTACACTTTTCATCTTGTAGCTGAGGCAGAAGACGTCTCTAAATCCTGATTTTAAATACGGCGTTTGTTATAAATTTTATCgctctttaaaattttaaatgaaaacaaactctCAGTGGTGATCTAGGTTGGATGGGATTGGGAGGGGATTGCTCGGTAGCAACCGGTGCTGTATGACATCTGATGACTGCTAATTCTTCATCCCCAAAACAGTTTTGAGCAGATGAAGGCAGCTGATTTCTGCAACAGCTTAAAGAGAGATTGAAATGACTTCCATGATCtggaagcagattttttttcccccgtagCAGGTGCAGGCTCAGTCCACAGTGATTTCTCAGTTATACTCTAACtttgcactttaaaaaatttaatgtCAGTGCCCAGCCAGGCAAAACCTAACTCCctaacatttctgtttttcacgGAAGGCTAAGACTTTATCCTCAGGCAAAGTCTCCTCTCTGGGCTGGCTGCTGTAAATCCTCTGGGCCCTGGCAAAAGCCAGACTTGCTAGCTCATTTTACTTAATTTGTGATGCTGGCAAGATTtgtgctgcagcccagggctCTTGACTCAACTCCTCTAAATCAGAGCATTGACACATTACAGTAGAGAAACACCAgcacagaaaacctgaaaataaatgcctcaaaaagatatttcagaaagaTGCTGTCTTACAAAGCCTTAAATTGTGTTAGTGTAATGTTATAAGTTTGTCGGTGTTTGCTTCTTTAAAACCACCTGCTCATTAAGAAGTTGGGGTTTATCCGCTGTCATAATAAATGGTTTTTACTACGTATTTCATGTGAGAATCTTGGAGCACTTGATATCTTTCCGCAGAAACCCTGCTAGACAAAATGTCATGCGTTTTTGCAGGTGGGTAAACAGAGACATGGGGTAAAGTGAACTGAGGTTGTCTAAGCAGCAATGTTCACCGGCATAGGCATAATGACATAATTACAGCAAATATAAATGTGTCAGGTTAACGCCAGTGTGGACATTCTTATTCCAGACTAAGTATCCTTTTTCCTGCTTGGATAATTCCATTTTGAAAGTGAGGAAGTGTATCCAAGAGGATAAAGTGCTTGCCTGTGGTTGGGGAGCTCAGAGGTTCTCTTCTTCTCAAACCTGCCATGGATTTGCTGGGAGATCTCAAGagaattttctcctttctctgtgcCATAACGTCACGTGTGTAGGACTGAAGATGGTCATATatgtaggggaaaaaagttgctattaaacaaaaaaacagagcaatCACACAGGTGATGTCCACGCTGGCTTGAAACAGGTGGTGCCCGATGTCCACGCTGTGCAagttttatgctttattttattttcaaaagctggTTTTTTGGTCTCACAGCCCGAACACCCAGTTGCAGCTGGAGCGTGTTAGGTGTATTCCTCTGGCAACACATCTTTCATTTTGGTTTCACTATAGCAGGAAGCCAGCGTATGGACTCCAGGATTGCTCCGTgatgcaaacaaaacaacagtaaGCGGGGATGATGGGAAGATGCATTTCAAAGGCGTGCTCCTGATCCAAGCCAACACGCGCACAGGCAATGCTGGGGTGTTCGCATGTGATCGTAACAGATAACGTCCGTGTGCAGCAAGCTCTTAAGATGGTGTCAGAGACAGAACCTGACAGGTTGAATGGAGCTTAGTCCTCTGTTTTAACCTTCAGATGGTGCTGCTTCAGGAAGAACAAACCAGATTTAGGAAGACATTTTCCTAGTAGTTAATCTGCAGTCAAAATTGTGTGATATATAAGCAAGACAGCTAATTCCAGGGACTTTTACTTTGATGTATGCTTTGCAGTCCACTTTGTTACAGCAAAAAATGCTTCAACCTCTCTcccttaatttaaaattaatgaagcaGGTTCATGTTACTGTAATCCCAACAACTGCAGTAAGAAATAATCAGGATGGTTTTAGGTAGAACTGACACTTTGGACCTGCTCCACGAGGTTTACCACCATTGGTGAGCTCTACCCTCATATCTTTTGCTCATGGGTTTGACGTTCCACTGCGATGAGGACACCTGCCAGTTGTGATGGTGGCTGATGCGAGACAGAGGAGATGCCACGCTTTCGTTCCAAGTAGACTAGTAAGAAGCTGTTAGGTGGCCGGTTATCTCTTACGGGCTGAGATGCATGTGAACATTTGCTCTGatgcttgtttgtttctgtaaaacacatttttaattatcctaatgcttttttaaaatgttctttgttacagaagaggaagaggaacagGTGCCTACCGATGGAGGTACATCTGCAGAGGCCATGCAGGTGCCACTGGAAGAAGAGGGAGATATGGAAGAGGATGAGGCAATTAATGATGAGAACTACTTGAGCAAGAGACCGTTAGAAAGTCCTGATGCTGAGGAATTTCCGCCTGTGAAACGGCCAAAACTATCTGTTTCCAAAGGGGACAGCTTGGACGGAGCTTTGGAGCCACGTGAGCCTCTTAGCTCAATAAATACTCAAAAAGTACCACCAATGCTTTCTCCAGTTCATGTTCAGGACAGTACAGACTTAGCCCCTCCTTCACCAGAACCACCAATGTTGGCTCCCATTGCAAAATCGCAAGTGCCAACCCCCAAAACTTTAGAGGCAAAGCCGTTCGTACccaaaacaaagtccaaaacAAGTTCTCCAGGACAGAAGACAAAGTCACCTAAAACTACGCCCTCGCCAGTGGTTACTGGAAGTCCCATACGTTCACCAAAAACTGgatccaaagaaaaaaagtcaccagGTCGCGCCAAGAGCCCAAAAAGTCCTAAAAGTCCAAAGGTTCCTGCTCATGTTCCCCAGCCACCTGTCAAGCCTGAAACACCAAGTAGAACCCCTCTGGCTGCATTAAGTGACAagataggaaaggaaaacattcaagTAAAACAAGGACAGACACCACCTGAGCCTGCCACCAAGCCAAATGTTGAAAACCAGACTAAGAAAGTACCAGTAATGGACAAGACCATTGATGATTCAATCGATGCTGTGATTGCTCGTGCATGTGCAGAACGAGAACCGGATCCCTTTGAGTTTTCCTCTGGTTCCGAATCAGAAGGGGAAATTTTTACCAGTCCTAAAAGACTTTCTATTTCAGAGACTACAACTCCTAAACCTTCTGTTTCTGCCAATAATGCAAATAAGGCAGGAGCGACTCCAGTACCTCCCTCAGGTGGGACTTCAAGTTCAGACATTTCATGGACAATGGATGACTCAATAGATGAGGTCATTCGAAAAGCAAACATGGGGACACCTTCTAATCCACCTACCAACTTCActtatttctcctctccttctgcTTCACCACCAACTCCAGAACCTCTTCTCAAAGTCTATGAGGAGAAAACCAAGTTGGCTTCATCAGtagaagtgaaaaagaaattgaaaaaagagctgaagacaaaaatgaagaagaaagaaaaacaaaaggaaaaagataaggagaaaagcaaggagaaaaataaggagaaggaaaagaacaagGAGAAGGATAAAGACAAGGAAGGAAACAAGGAAGCAAAgtttcagtggaaggaactACTCAAAGATGACGATCTTGATCCCTATAAATTCAAACTAAAGGACTTTGAGGATGCTGACACAAAAGTAAAGTTGAAAGATGGCAATaccaaaaaagagagagaaaaacataaagacaaaaagaaagagaaagagaaaggcaaaaaagacaaggataagaaagacaaagagaagcTTAAAGATAAGGGTAAGGAAGATAAGATAAAGGCTCCATCAGCACCTCTTGTGTTACCTCCCAAAGAAATGTCTTTGCCCTTGTTCAGCACACCAACTGCCATGAGGCTTCCCAGCATGTTACCTTCCTTGTCTCCAATGCTTCCTGAAAAACTGTTTGAGGACAAAGAGAAAccaaaagagaagaagaaagacaaaaaagagaagaagaaaaagaaagaaagggagaaggacaaagaaaaggaaaagaaggagaaggaaaaggagaggaaagaaagagaaaagaaagagaaagaaaaagagaaacacaaacATGAAAAGGTAAGCTCTTTAGATGAGTTGAGATGGCATACTTGCTTGAAAAATGCGCATGGATTCCTGTATTTGCTGCTGAGCATTGTTTAAGAGCTTTGAGGAGATGTGTGATTATAggtttggtattttttaaaaataacagctcCAAGGAAGGTGTTCCCCAAGAATTTCAGGGGTTGTCCCACCTCTTTGGGAGACAAACCAATGGAAGTTCAATTCTGTGAATTTGAAATGTGAGATtgtctttctggttttcttcaacTTACTTTTCACTGTGAAAAGCTGGGGCTGAGACTCAACAACAGCACACACACAACATATGTATGTAGTGTTGCAATGCACAAATTTTGTTCTGTAGATTTCCCCTAGTAGGGCCAGCAACCATATACCTTCCATATAaactttaaatttaatttctaaaagtCTACTGTTTCAAAGCTTGTAGAAGCCCGTAAATTACCAGGTGGACAGAAATGAGGAGCAGATTGCCTTCAAATAAACAAGTCCACCAGTTATCTCGGATGTTCAGAAGAGCTGCTGAATCCTCTCTTAGCAAGACCGCCCCCTTGTTGCTCCAATTTGTTTGAAGtaagaaaattgttttcaaatggTGGTCTAAATGTTCAAATGTCACCTTTCGTTTTGAGTCTTaagcttgagagagagagctAGTTTTCAAGTAGGTTGagctcccttcctctcctgtaACTCTTACTGATTTTCATCAGGCAAAGatgatttcttctttccaaTATCACCTAATCTTgagaatatatttaatatttaagaaatgaaaCCAGCATATTTGCATGTTATCAGATTTGAAATCCCATTAGAAATGGCTCCCCTGATTCAGGGTCTGCTCTTAATTTTTTGTCACTTCACCTTGTAATACGCATTAAAttgttaatattaaaaaaaaaagaagaaaagaaaagaaagagattgtCTTCATATGTGATAACCTTGGATACAGGATTTCCTAAATCTCTGTCCTTAGCATTAGGAAGCACTGTGTAAATTCTGGTTTGACCAAGATGCTCTTTACATCCTGCTTTGCATGTAATACTCAGTTCGTACAAGCTCAAATTTGGGACTTTCCTCACTTTCCGTTTTTGCCACTGTACCCGGTTGTGCTACCTGCCAGACTTGAAACAAACTGCTGATTTCAAAACTTGACATATTTTTTAAGTTGACAAATGGGTTTTCCGTGCAGAATCCGGGTGATCTGGAGAACTAACATTTGTCTGCTGTGGATGAGTCGGTGATCGACAGGGTGGTGCTCCAGTTCTCCATGTTAATTTATTGTCCAGTTTTAGACTGCAGCAACATTTTCATGGATTCCCCATTTTGTTTGTCTGCCCTTCATGCCTGAGATGTTTTGTCAGTATTTCACTGAGAATTTCTgcagagatttctttttaagttaaatACATGTGTCTATAGACTAGAGACAATGAGTTGCTTGTTTTTCCTACATTTGATTatgcatttcttctgcaaatCTCTGTACGTAGTTTGCTTTAGAGCAATAGAACAGATACACAAACAAATACAAGCTGGTAAAGCTTCGGTATAGGCtggacatatatatatataggaaAAGGAGTTCAACAGTAATAAAAACTTGGACAAATTAAATTGACAAAGCTGCCCATTACGTTGGCAAAAAGTCCCTGTCAAAAGATAAACTTTAAAGCTAGAATGCATGAAAGAGTCCCCAGatagaattaaaatttaaactGATTCTTGATAgataagctttttttaaatccacCTCTTTGCTGCAagtcaggattttaaaaataaatttccccTTTAAATCTCTTGAGcgattttcattttttgcaagGCCGCACTGCTGGTGTCCTGGAAAAATGGAGAGTTAGAGCTTTATCAGTTGGTGCCCTGAGGTATATGGCAAAGAAGCTAAATCCTTGAAGATTagcaaaaaaaatgcagcacatGGCAATAAGGGGCTTATATGACTACTAGTATTAGTTCAGGTGAAAGAAGTATTGCTTATACATAAAACTGGACAAATCCACTGACAATGTATTTTTAGTTAGCTACAAAGGAGTCTTATATTGCTGGACTTTACCTCTTTGGTGATTTGGGAAGCTTAGTAATCCACTGTAAATGCTCTTCTGCTGGCCCCAATTCCCAGTATTACTCCAGAATGCTGCTCTTTCATTTTAACCCCTAAAAGTACATGTTTCCTTAATTTAGCTTTTAGATCACACAATGACTTATTTAGCCAGCAGTTGCGGTGTAAGAGCAAATGATCAAGTTACTGCTCGGACGCTTAACCTTCCACGGCGCGTCCGCTTCCGAGGCGTAGGTGCGACCTGAAAGATGAGTTCCTGGGCTAACTGCGGTTTCAGCTCTCGATGGCCAGTAGGAAATATGGGATATTTCTATTATTGCTATACTTAAACAAAAGAGTGACTCAACAgtaatatttccatttttgagTATTGTTGTAGTTACTACCTAAGTGTGCATCCCATCCTGTTGGGGAATTGAAGCTTTTTATCAAGTTTTCCCTGTAATTTTGCCCCGAGCTGCTAGAAGACATAGAACAGCAACCAACACTCTGCGTAAAtggcagaaagcagaagctgcGGGCTGCGTGCTGGAAGGGTTCGGTGGTGGGACCGAGGAAGAGGAGCTTTTGCGTAGGGCTTGCCTGCAGCTCTGTGCTCCGCAGTAAGTGTTGGGCTGCTGCCTTGCATGCAGCACCGAATTAAAAGCAGAGAGTTGAAGCAGTTACACCCCACTTCCATGACGGAGATTACCGGGCGTGCTGTAGGAGTGACTGAGCAGCTCACGAAGCAGCTGCTGACCCAGTTTCAGCTAACCGTAATACACTCAGCTGTAAACTAAAGTCGTTGAGGCACTGCTTCATGAGAAATAGAGCCATCCTTGCATCGGGGCAGGGCTTGCTGGAGATGCCCCAAAGTAACCTGCCCTTATTCGTGAATCAAAATCCTATTGTCGATGTAGAGGAAACCCAGGATATCCAGGATATAACTGTGAATGCTCCTTAATTTTCCCTCTGTTCCAGTCATGCAAACCCTACACACAAACCCATGTTGTAGAGAGATGTTTCCTCTCCTCTTGTATCAAAGGATAAGATGTAGGATTGTCGTGGAGCCCGGTTTTCCTCTCACAGCAGACTGCGATGTTGGTATCTGAGCATAAAGACGTGGTTTATGTGCTTTTCTTCGGCCACATGAGCCCACACCACCATTGTTTAGAACATCTTGGTGGTATGCAAACAATAATACAAAAGACCTTAATACAAAGAATGGATGACATGAGTATCTTTCTGTGCTGTGTGCTGGAAGCTGAGTAGCAGTGCTTGTCCTAGGaagttttgtatttgaaataggCActacagaaggaggaaaaacctGCAGGAAAAGAGGTAAGGTAATTTAAGGCATGTGCCTGAGCCTCCTGTACTGTGTCTCTATCCAGTGGACGATGCCTCAGGTTAAGGTGCCGGGAAAGCGGTTAAGAGACTTACCTATGGCAAGTGGCAGTGAAATTGTGGCAGGCATTAGGAGctccagaggaaaaaacctcttGCAACACTCCAACGGAATGACATAGCAAAAAATTGTGCTATGTAAACAAAAGCGTAGAGGGAGGCCTGTGAAGTAGGCTAATACACATCCATGGAGAGCTTTATTGAAAAGCATGGTTAACTGtgtcaaaacagaaatactACTCAGGCTGCAGCCCTTTGCTCTCTCTGGAGTAGACATCTCCTAAGGAGCAGCTCCGATTCTTTGGGCAAGGTGCGTGGCATGGGACTTTGTCATTACCGTTCCTCAATGTACGTCCTAACCGAGTCCTCCCAGTCTGGCCTGCTCTCTCCTGCActgctttctgtgctttgaCTTGATTGTTTGCCCTCCTTTTCTTtatgaaagctttttaaaacagatttctcCCACTGAGAGTTGCTGGGGTTTCCATTTAGTGTATGTATACTACTTTTGTCTCTTTAAGTTCCTAGACCAGATTCAGCTAAGTggttattttattaaatacGATGACACACATGCTCAAAATTTTGGCAGATACTGGTTTAAAGAGTTTAAGGACATAAACTCCACCAGATACTGAGGCTGGAAACCAGGCCATTTGAAAAATAGCCATTAGAAACCTCAGCCTAATTGCATTAAAAAGCAGTGGTTCTGTTATACCTATGTGGATAAGCACTTTCATAAAGTATTCAGTGTTGGTGCTTGGTGTTTATTTGCTTCCTCTGTGTCTAATTTTGATTCAGGAGGGTCACAGTACATTTATGTGATGAACCTGGGAAATAATTGAATTTAAATCTCAGAAAAAAGTGGAAACACCAGTGGGCACCTATCAAGTTTGAATACTAAGGTCGAAGCATTTCATGTCATTGTTCAGAAAcatattgggtttttttgtgtctcTAGAAAAATACTAAATCAGGAAGATTTGTTAATAAAGTGTATGAGCAGGTACAAATGCAATGAAATTTCAAGTTGACTTTTTAGTCTAGAATTCATATTTGTGATTAGCTATGGCTGGGAGCTCCCAACAAACTCTGACCGTCCATGCTACAGCATGAAGCGTGAGAGAGCAGTGATCAGTCTGTCATAGGTCTGTCTCATTAAGCCGATATATTCTATTTGGTTAACTCCATCAGTGCTTTCAtgtaattaatatattttgGGAGTCTGCTTACAGTCTTTGATTGATGATTGCATTCCCTTGTACAGATAAAGGTGGAACCAGTTGTTCCGGCTCCATCACCGGTTATTCCTCGGCTGACGTTAAGAGTGGGTGCAGGCCAAGACAAGATGTAAGTACGAATAAATCCACCTGAAAGGTGTATGCTTACCACAGGTCTTCCTCTGTCGCTTGTGGTAGTTCTTATTTTCAGTGGCAAACACTTAAAATTAGTGGCAAATGGTATTCATAAAGCTATGACATCTTTTGAGCGTTCTAATGAAAAATCAAGCAGAACACTTACCAGCAGAAACTTTTTGGACATTTTGCCCTTTTTCTTCTACTCTCCAAGTGGGACTTACCATCTTCCATCCATCCTACTGTGTTTCCCACTCCATGCCTTTCTAGGGCATGGATTACAAGGCTCCATTTAGACTCGTATGGTGCCTCCAGTGACATTTAGCGAGGTTTCCGTAATGGATGGTTATCCTTAGTGTAACCTACAGCTAAATTTCATAATGCTTTTCAGCTAACAGTTGTTTTATGCTTTAAAACATAACAGTTGAAATTCCTTTATACGCATCTGTTTTATTATAACTGTTGATGATTATTCATGAGTGTACCTAAAGCATTTCAAGTGTTGGTTCATTAGCTCCCTAATTATTGGGTGCTGTTGTACAAATAATAGTTACTTTGTACTGTATGAGCGTAAATAGGATGATCCCTATCCTGAGATCATACAGCATAAGCAGGTGgctggagaggctggggaaACCATGCGTCACTGGGCTTTTTAGGCTCGTCCTATGTTGTATGTGAAGGGTTTCTTTTAATGaggtttttcatgtttttaatggCTCAGGCCATACTTTCATGTCTGATGGTAAACATGAGCAccaaacagatttttcctttccattcatCACATTAAATATCGCTAATATAGTTGTTTCTCTTTCATAGCAATTCTGAACTAAATCTcctaatttttctgctttataagTTAAATGGCATCTTTGATAGttactctgtttttctgtgctgtccTACTCCTCCTCAGTAGGTAACTGTGAGCTTTACTGGTTTGAAGTTGCTGTGGGATTTCAGTCATTTCTTGGTTT from Gavia stellata isolate bGavSte3 chromosome 4, bGavSte3.hap2, whole genome shotgun sequence harbors:
- the TAF3 gene encoding transcription initiation factor TFIID subunit 3, whose amino-acid sequence is MCETYSRWLLRVSVAQICQALGWDSVQVSACDLLTDVLQRYLQGLGRGCHRYCELYGRTDPILDDVGDAFKLMGVNLHELEDYIHNIEPVTFAHQIPSFPVSKNNVLQFPQPGSKDAEERKEYIPDYMPPIVSSQEEEEEEQVPTDGGTSAEAMQVPLEEEGDMEEDEAINDENYLSKRPLESPDAEEFPPVKRPKLSVSKGDSLDGALEPREPLSSINTQKVPPMLSPVHVQDSTDLAPPSPEPPMLAPIAKSQVPTPKTLEAKPFVPKTKSKTSSPGQKTKSPKTTPSPVVTGSPIRSPKTGSKEKKSPGRAKSPKSPKSPKVPAHVPQPPVKPETPSRTPLAALSDKIGKENIQVKQGQTPPEPATKPNVENQTKKVPVMDKTIDDSIDAVIARACAEREPDPFEFSSGSESEGEIFTSPKRLSISETTTPKPSVSANNANKAGATPVPPSGGTSSSDISWTMDDSIDEVIRKANMGTPSNPPTNFTYFSSPSASPPTPEPLLKVYEEKTKLASSVEVKKKLKKELKTKMKKKEKQKEKDKEKSKEKNKEKEKNKEKDKDKEGNKEAKFQWKELLKDDDLDPYKFKLKDFEDADTKVKLKDGNTKKEREKHKDKKKEKEKGKKDKDKKDKEKLKDKGKEDKIKAPSAPLVLPPKEMSLPLFSTPTAMRLPSMLPSLSPMLPEKLFEDKEKPKEKKKDKKEKKKKKEREKDKEKEKKEKEKERKEREKKEKEKEKHKHEKIKVEPVVPAPSPVIPRLTLRVGAGQDKIVISKVVPAPEAKPSTPVSRPKTPPPVPSPVPAPVHVTPPPAPAPPPPQATVSPVLIPPPSPAISAAGGSKAPVRSVVTETVSTYVIRDEWGNQIWICPGCNKPDDGSPMIGCDDCDDWYHWPCVGITTAPPEEIQWFCSKCANKKKDKKHKKRKHRAH